A window of Diospyros lotus cultivar Yz01 chromosome 14, ASM1463336v1, whole genome shotgun sequence contains these coding sequences:
- the LOC127790323 gene encoding protein STRICTOSIDINE SYNTHASE-LIKE 10-like — MNSTGLILTAAALAVLAIFLAFTTTHLFTPPPVPGSHDDLHTAEIVHLTGAFGPESVAFDADGEGPYTGVADGRILKWLGVDRGWVDFAFTTSQREECVRPFAPEMEHVCGRPLGLRFDKKTGDLYIADAYFGLQVVGPKGGLATPVVSEVEGQPLHFTNDMDIDESKDVIYFTDTSTSFHRRQFMASILSGDKTGRLMKYDKTSKEVTVLLRGLAFANGVALSKDGSFVLVAETLTCRILRLWLNGPNAGKSDVFAELPGFPDNVRSNSKGEFWVALHAKKGTVADWFVLNPWIGKALLKLTLNFKQLHYLLVGGKPHATAIKLSEEGVILEVLEDSEGRNLRFISEVEEKDGRLWIGSVIMPFLGVYNLQ; from the exons ATGAACAGCACGGGACTGATCTTGACGGCGGCAGCCCTTGCAGTTTTAGCCATATTTCTAGCTTTCACCACCACCCACTTGTTCACTCCGCCTCCTGTTCCGGGCTCCCATGACGACCTCCACACGGCGGAGATAGTGCATCTCACAGGCGCCTTCGGCCCTGAAAGCGTGGCCTTCGATGCCGACGGCGAAGGCCCCTACACCGGCGTCGCCGACGGCCGGATCCTCAAGTGGCTGGGAGTTGACCGCGGTTGGGTTGATTTTGCTTTCACCACTTCCCAAAG GGAGGAATGTGTGCGTCCATTTGCACCAGAAATGGAGCATGTATGTGGAAGGCCGTTGGGATTACGATTCGACAAAAAAACTGGAGATCTTTATATTGCAGATGCATACTTTGGCCTTCAAGTCGTAGGCCCAAAGGGAGGTTTGGCCACTCCGGTAGTTTCAGAAGTCGAAGGCCAGCCCTTACACTTCACAAATGATATGGACATTGATGAGAGCAAAGATGTGATTTACTTCACTGACACAAGCACAAGCTTTCATAGAAG GCAATTTATGGCATCAATTCTAAGCGGTGACAAAACTGGCAGGTTGATGAAATACGACAAAACAAGCAAAGAAGTCACAGTTCTACTGAGAGGCCTTGCTTTTGCCAACGGCGTAGCCCTGAGCAAGGACGGGTCCTTTGTACTAGTAGCCGAGACCTTGACTTGTAGGATCTTGAGGCTGTGGCTCAATGGCCCTAATGCCGGAAAATCAGATGTGTTCGCTGAGCTACCCGGGTTCCCAGACAACGTCAGAAGCAACTCGAAGGGCGAGTTCTGGGTGGCACTCCACGCGAAAAAGGGTACTGTGGCGGACTGGTTTGTCTTAAATCCATGGATTGGGAAAGCACTGCTGAAGCTCACTCTCAACTTCAAGCAACTACACTACTTGTTAGTGGGAGGAAAGCCACATGCAACTGCAATCAAATTAAGCGAAGAGGGAGTAATTTTGGAGGTTTTAGAAGACAGTGAAGGCAGGAATTTGAGGTTCATTAGTGAAGTGGAGGAAAAAGATGGCCGCTTGTGGATTGGGTCGGTGATTATGCCTTTCCTTGGTGTTTATAATTTGCAATGA